A stretch of the Clostridium sp. 'White wine YQ' genome encodes the following:
- the rpsR gene encoding 30S ribosomal protein S18, whose amino-acid sequence MSREVRKGGKMRRPKRKVCAFCVDKAESIDYKDINKLRKYVTERGKILPRRISGTCAKHQRQLTDAVKRARNIALLPFTTE is encoded by the coding sequence ATGAGCAGAGAAGTAAGAAAAGGCGGCAAAATGAGAAGACCAAAAAGAAAAGTTTGCGCTTTTTGTGTTGATAAAGCTGAGTCTATTGATTACAAAGATATAAATAAGCTAAGAAAATATGTTACTGAAAGAGGTAAGATTTTACCAAGAAGAATTTCTGGAACATGTGCTAAGCATCAAAGACAGCTAACAGATGCTGTTAAGAGAGCTAGAAACATAGCTTTATTACCTTTTACTACAGAGTAA
- a CDS encoding MazG-like family protein gives MRKDEFNIMGDIKLIEELKAQLICVIGEFFQLLTRGSNVAKDAVLECISSAMIILYLLGEKLGYSYLQIDENTKEKIRIGIVDEDNQENYGDALRKLHHHLKERRD, from the coding sequence TTGAGGAAGGATGAATTTAACATAATGGGGGATATTAAACTTATTGAGGAATTAAAAGCGCAATTAATATGTGTTATAGGGGAATTTTTTCAATTACTAACAAGAGGAAGTAATGTAGCCAAAGATGCTGTATTAGAATGCATATCTTCGGCAATGATTATATTATATCTATTAGGGGAAAAATTAGGATATTCATATTTACAAATAGATGAAAATACTAAAGAAAAAATTAGGATAGGAATTGTTGACGAGGATAATCAGGAGAATTATGGTGATGCACTAAGAAAGTTACATCATCATTTAAAAGAGAGAAGAGACTAG
- a CDS encoding DHH family phosphoesterase → MNKKSKNYNIVFTLVIVLISIVVYVINRIDLLLVITITALIVAAYNLRKRFQAQERFENNINNMATYLSNEMEENLKNMLYSIAIINNSGSILWSNKKFKDEINSEELKDNNIVGLFRDISLEKVIKSNIKNSQKVKFRDIIYEVYSQKIEFFQKQEAYLLYFNDITYLENGSATKDSIVLIEVDNMSDAAKSMEENDAPLLIAEVERTINNYAISHNAMIRKYDSNKYVLCIPDRLVEEQIKKKFEILDTIRDIDMGNKMDVTLSIGVGIGGRSPQENHNYAVTAKELALGRGGDQAVVKWPDKQAFFGGNTKELEKRTRVRARVVARALKDLVYESSRVYIMGHKNPDMDCFGAAFGLSSAIKQIGKQCKIILGNDNRNIDFYLKEVKKDSSYDDLFINVEDALNEIKETDLVIVVDVHNINYIQTNSILNKCKRIVIIDHHRRSPDMIEGALLNYIEVYASSTSELVTEVVQYMLDKPKLKVIEAEALLAGIFIDTKNFIFKTGVRTFDAASFLRRLGADTIHIKKLFSDDLESYIIKAQTIKSAEVENNVAIAICPPEATEVVLAAQVADDLLNITGIQASFVFVRIEEDIYISGRSLGDINVQVILETLGGGGHMTMAGAKLSNTDIKAAKEKLKAAISNYLREGE, encoded by the coding sequence ATGAATAAAAAAAGTAAAAATTATAATATAGTTTTTACATTAGTAATTGTACTAATATCAATAGTGGTATATGTAATAAATAGAATAGACTTGCTATTAGTTATTACAATAACGGCTTTAATAGTAGCAGCGTATAATCTTAGAAAGAGATTTCAGGCACAAGAAAGATTTGAAAATAATATAAATAATATGGCTACCTATTTATCAAATGAAATGGAAGAAAATTTAAAGAATATGTTATATTCTATAGCAATAATTAACAATAGTGGTAGCATATTATGGAGTAATAAAAAGTTTAAGGATGAAATTAATTCCGAAGAATTAAAAGATAACAATATAGTAGGTTTGTTTAGAGACATTTCACTAGAAAAAGTTATAAAAAGTAATATAAAAAACTCGCAAAAAGTAAAGTTTAGAGATATAATATATGAAGTTTATAGTCAAAAAATAGAATTTTTTCAAAAGCAAGAAGCATATTTACTCTATTTCAATGATATTACTTATTTAGAAAATGGATCAGCGACTAAAGACAGTATAGTATTGATAGAAGTTGACAATATGAGTGATGCAGCAAAGTCTATGGAGGAGAATGATGCTCCTCTACTTATCGCAGAGGTTGAGAGAACCATTAACAACTATGCAATAAGTCATAATGCTATGATAAGAAAATACGACTCAAATAAGTATGTATTATGTATACCTGATAGGTTAGTAGAGGAACAGATAAAGAAAAAGTTCGAAATATTAGATACTATAAGAGATATTGATATGGGAAATAAAATGGATGTGACTCTATCAATAGGTGTAGGTATAGGAGGGAGATCCCCTCAAGAAAATCATAACTATGCAGTTACAGCAAAGGAGCTTGCTTTAGGCAGAGGCGGTGACCAGGCAGTTGTAAAATGGCCAGATAAACAAGCTTTTTTTGGTGGTAATACTAAGGAACTGGAAAAGAGAACTAGAGTAAGAGCTAGAGTTGTGGCAAGAGCACTAAAGGATTTAGTTTATGAAAGTTCAAGAGTTTATATAATGGGGCATAAGAACCCAGACATGGATTGTTTTGGAGCAGCATTTGGTTTATCTTCAGCAATTAAGCAAATAGGTAAGCAGTGTAAGATAATTTTAGGCAATGACAATAGAAATATTGATTTTTACTTAAAAGAGGTTAAGAAAGACTCCTCATATGACGATTTATTTATTAATGTAGAAGATGCTCTAAATGAAATTAAAGAAACAGATTTAGTAATTGTAGTTGATGTTCATAACATTAATTATATTCAAACAAATAGCATATTAAATAAATGCAAAAGAATTGTCATAATAGATCATCACAGGAGAAGTCCTGATATGATAGAAGGTGCATTACTGAATTATATTGAGGTATATGCATCATCAACTTCAGAATTGGTTACAGAGGTTGTACAGTATATGCTAGATAAGCCGAAACTTAAAGTAATAGAAGCAGAAGCTTTACTAGCTGGTATCTTCATAGATACTAAAAACTTTATTTTCAAAACTGGGGTAAGAACTTTTGATGCTGCATCTTTCTTGAGAAGACTAGGTGCAGATACAATACACATAAAGAAACTCTTCTCTGATGATTTAGAAAGCTATATAATAAAAGCTCAGACAATTAAATCTGCAGAGGTAGAAAATAATGTAGCTATTGCCATATGTCCGCCAGAAGCAACAGAAGTTGTATTAGCTGCACAAGTAGCGGATGATCTACTAAATATTACAGGTATTCAAGCGTCCTTTGTGTTTGTTAGAATAGAAGAGGATATTTATATAAGTGGAAGATCACTAGGAGATATAAATGTTCAAGTTATTCTAGAAACCTTAGGGGGTGGAGGTCATATGACTATGGCTGGTGCAAAACTTAGCAATACAGATATAAAAGCAGCTAAAGAGAAACTGAAAGCAGCTATATCAAACTACTTAAGGGAAGGTGAATAA
- the rplI gene encoding 50S ribosomal protein L9, whose protein sequence is MKVILLEDVKKVGKKGDVVEMSDGYARNFLFPRKLAQEANESNLHILNNKKENERKKKLAEIEAAQKLAAELKDKEITVKAKTGEQGRLFGAITSKDVSELIKTQYKVEIDKKKIVMDTIKLAGVYNIELKLYPEVTAKMKVVIVSET, encoded by the coding sequence ATGAAAGTAATATTATTAGAAGATGTAAAGAAGGTTGGAAAAAAAGGTGATGTTGTAGAGATGTCAGATGGATATGCTAGGAATTTTTTATTTCCTAGAAAATTAGCACAAGAAGCTAATGAAAGTAATCTGCATATCCTAAATAATAAAAAAGAAAATGAAAGAAAAAAGAAATTAGCGGAAATAGAAGCAGCTCAAAAATTAGCAGCTGAACTTAAAGATAAAGAAATAACTGTAAAAGCAAAAACAGGTGAGCAAGGAAGATTATTTGGAGCAATAACAAGCAAAGATGTATCCGAACTTATTAAAACTCAATATAAAGTTGAGATAGATAAGAAAAAGATAGTTATGGATACTATTAAGCTTGCAGGAGTATATAATATTGAACTAAAGTTATACCCTGAAGTAACAGCTAAGATGAAGGTTGTTATTGTCTCTGAAACTTAA
- the lonC gene encoding Lon family ATP-dependent protease has product MSNELSLESQVNVLFDILKNVLDEGAIRARTVKYKLQKHIKSELIYERVYALNKIASDGKGVKVVPTSENVNEAMEDTFNWVSDELAKRFIQNRIESQVEQVLVEKQDKYIDEMRLGIIRKQKGPENAKTLKKYAKLEVLDARKANKNIMSLLRPADFSEIVGQERAIKSLLSKMASPYPQHIILYGPPGVGKTTAARIALEAARKMNFTPFDEESKFVEVDGTTLRWDPREITNPLLGSVHDPIYQGSKKDLAEIGVPEPKPGLVTEAHGGVLFIDEIGELDDILQNKLLKVLEDKRVEFSSSYYDPDDENTPKYIKYLFDNGAPADFVLIGATTREPSEINPALRSRCTEVYFEPLGAKDIEKIIENAAEKLGVLLAEEIPELISRYTIEGRKAVNILADAYGYALYNKKDNLPEKITITLKDVEEVLAIGRFIPYERVDKDNAYEIGHIYGLGVSGFLGSTLEIEASVYEAKEKGAGTIRFNETAGSMAKDSVFNAASVIRKITNKDIKDYDIHVNVIGGGNIDGPSAGVAITLSIISALEEKPLRQDVAVTGEISLRGKAKPVGGIFEKIYGARRKGIKLVLVPKDNEKEIPVGLKDIEVKAIESIEEAIEVLFN; this is encoded by the coding sequence ATGAGCAATGAACTTTCTTTAGAGTCTCAAGTTAATGTATTATTTGATATATTAAAAAATGTTTTAGATGAGGGAGCTATTAGAGCAAGAACAGTAAAGTATAAACTTCAAAAACATATTAAATCAGAATTAATATATGAAAGAGTTTATGCATTAAATAAAATTGCATCTGATGGAAAAGGCGTGAAGGTAGTTCCGACATCAGAAAATGTAAATGAAGCAATGGAAGATACTTTTAATTGGGTTTCTGATGAATTAGCAAAAAGATTTATTCAAAATAGAATAGAATCACAAGTTGAGCAAGTTTTAGTAGAAAAACAAGATAAGTATATAGATGAAATGAGATTAGGCATTATAAGGAAACAAAAAGGTCCTGAAAATGCAAAGACATTAAAGAAATATGCTAAGTTAGAAGTTTTAGATGCTAGAAAAGCAAATAAAAATATAATGAGTTTACTTAGACCAGCAGATTTTTCGGAAATTGTTGGTCAAGAAAGAGCTATAAAATCGCTATTATCAAAGATGGCATCGCCATATCCACAACACATAATTCTTTATGGGCCACCGGGAGTAGGTAAAACTACAGCAGCAAGAATTGCATTGGAAGCTGCAAGGAAGATGAATTTTACTCCGTTTGATGAAGAATCGAAGTTTGTTGAGGTAGATGGAACTACATTGAGATGGGACCCTAGAGAAATAACTAACCCATTATTGGGGTCAGTACACGATCCTATATATCAAGGTAGTAAAAAAGATTTAGCTGAAATAGGTGTTCCTGAACCAAAGCCAGGTTTGGTAACTGAAGCACATGGTGGAGTTCTCTTTATTGATGAAATAGGAGAACTGGATGACATACTTCAAAACAAGTTATTAAAGGTATTAGAAGATAAAAGAGTAGAATTCTCATCATCATACTATGACCCAGATGATGAAAATACGCCTAAGTATATTAAATATCTTTTTGATAATGGTGCTCCAGCAGATTTTGTACTTATTGGGGCGACTACTAGAGAACCAAGTGAAATTAATCCTGCATTAAGATCAAGATGTACTGAAGTTTATTTTGAACCATTAGGAGCAAAGGATATAGAAAAAATTATTGAAAATGCAGCAGAAAAGTTAGGTGTATTATTAGCAGAGGAAATTCCAGAATTGATAAGCAGATATACTATAGAAGGTAGAAAAGCTGTAAATATATTAGCAGATGCTTATGGATATGCTCTTTACAATAAAAAGGACAACCTTCCAGAAAAAATAACTATAACATTGAAAGATGTTGAAGAGGTTCTTGCAATAGGAAGATTTATTCCATACGAAAGAGTGGACAAGGATAATGCATATGAAATTGGACATATATATGGATTAGGAGTATCAGGATTTTTAGGATCAACTCTAGAAATTGAGGCATCAGTTTATGAGGCTAAAGAAAAAGGAGCTGGAACCATAAGATTTAATGAGACTGCAGGATCAATGGCTAAGGATTCAGTTTTCAATGCTGCATCTGTAATTAGAAAAATAACCAATAAAGATATTAAAGACTATGATATTCATGTTAATGTTATTGGAGGAGGAAATATAGATGGTCCTTCTGCAGGGGTTGCAATTACACTAAGTATAATTAGTGCATTAGAAGAAAAGCCACTAAGACAAGATGTAGCTGTGACTGGTGAAATATCATTAAGAGGAAAAGCTAAACCAGTAGGTGGAATTTTTGAAAAAATATATGGTGCTAGAAGAAAAGGAATAAAACTTGTTTTAGTTCCTAAAGATAATGAAAAAGAAATTCCAGTAGGTTTAAAGGATATAGAAGTGAAAGCTATTGAATCAATTGAAGAAGCAATTGAAGTCCTATTCAATTAA
- a CDS encoding DUF2232 domain-containing protein yields MNKISTKAIVEAGIMATVTFILMTISTFVPGTSLLITCILPIPVILIYLRNSLKAAVLSLLVSGILISLFNNIILMSGTMIITALTSLSLGYCIKYKQSFVKTFGLLTIASLIGNIVDIFLYINVFLGSTVSEQINLMIESAKSSSESVAKLTGSASNIDFNTLIYMLPAGLVLSMLLSSLLTYIICMKVIRRFNYKMEPIRNFSNWYINIKVIVVVMIISTIGYLLKLGNVTFSKYIILSSSAILQFTMAIIGGAVISYFLKIKYKLKSNTRAIIVIFLFISFTNQFLFIIGLVDSVVDLRKIGFVSFNKVLKSKK; encoded by the coding sequence ATGAACAAGATTTCTACAAAAGCAATAGTAGAAGCAGGTATAATGGCTACAGTGACATTCATATTAATGACTATAAGTACATTTGTGCCAGGAACTTCGCTACTTATAACTTGTATATTACCTATACCAGTTATACTTATATACTTAAGAAATAGTTTAAAAGCAGCAGTATTATCACTTTTGGTTTCTGGAATTTTAATAAGTTTATTTAATAATATTATTTTAATGTCAGGGACAATGATAATTACGGCATTAACATCCTTAAGTCTTGGATATTGTATAAAATATAAGCAAAGTTTTGTAAAGACATTTGGTTTATTAACAATAGCAAGTTTAATAGGAAATATAGTAGATATATTTTTATATATAAATGTTTTTTTAGGTAGTACAGTAAGTGAGCAAATAAATCTAATGATAGAATCTGCAAAGAGTAGTTCAGAAAGTGTTGCAAAATTAACTGGAAGTGCTTCAAACATTGACTTTAATACTTTAATATATATGTTGCCTGCAGGATTAGTTTTATCAATGCTTCTTTCTTCTTTACTAACATATATAATATGTATGAAGGTAATAAGAAGATTTAATTATAAAATGGAGCCAATAAGGAATTTCTCTAATTGGTATATTAATATAAAAGTTATAGTAGTTGTGATGATAATATCAACTATTGGTTATTTATTAAAGTTAGGCAATGTTACATTTTCAAAATATATTATTCTTTCATCTTCAGCTATATTGCAATTTACTATGGCAATCATAGGAGGAGCAGTAATAAGCTATTTTTTGAAAATAAAGTACAAGTTGAAAAGTAATACTAGGGCAATAATTGTTATATTTTTATTTATATCTTTTACGAACCAATTCTTGTTTATTATTGGATTAGTTGATAGTGTAGTTGACTTAAGAAAAATAGGATTTGTATCCTTTAATAAGGTTCTTAAAAGTAAAAAATAA